From a single Podarcis raffonei isolate rPodRaf1 chromosome 10, rPodRaf1.pri, whole genome shotgun sequence genomic region:
- the LOC128422914 gene encoding oocyte zinc finger protein XlCOF6-like, producing MSTHISHQLTQTGEKPFKGMECGKSFSRSDELGIHQQTHTGQKLFKCRECGKNFSHRGNLTLHQRTHTGENPFKCLECGKSFSENGTLRRHQQTQTGEKPFKGMESGKSSTDSGKLREHQRTHMGKKQFQYRECGKNFSHRGKLTLHQQTHTGEKPFKCMECGKSFSQNSNLKLHQRIHTGEKPYKCMECGKSFSQSGHLNIHQQTHMGEKPFKCLECGKSFSDKGTLRRHQQTHTGEKPYKCMECGKSFSFNGNLRTHQQTHMGDKPFKCMECGKSFSDKGTLRRHQQTHTGEKPYKCLECGKSFSFNGNLRTHQQTHMGDKPFKCMECGKSFSDNGKLRTHQQTHTSTHSSHQRPPTGEKPFKGMECGKRFTDSGNLRTHQRTHTGEKPFKCLECGKTFTGNGNLRRHQRTHTGEKPYKCLECGMCFSENGDLKLHQRIHTGEKPYKCIECGMSFGDNGSLRTHQRTHTGEKPYKCIECGMSFSDNGSLRRHQWTHTGEKPYKCIECGKSFSDNGSLRRHQRTHTGEKPYKCMECGKSFSDNGNLRGHQRTHTGEKPFKCLECGKCFSSNGYFKLHQRTHTGEKPYKCIECGMSFSDNGSLRTHQWTHTGEKPYKCIECGMSFSDNGSLRRHQRTHTGEKPYKCIECGMSFSDNGSLRTHQRTHTGEKPYKCIECGMSFRDNGSLRRHQRTHTGEKPYKCIECGKSFSVNGSLRRHQRTHTGEKPYKCIECGKSFSDNGNLRGHQRTHTGEKPFKCMECEKSFSQSGTLRRHQQTHSGETI from the exons atgagcacacatatctCACATCAATTAACTcaaacaggggagaaaccatttaaaggtatggagtgtggaaagagcttcagtcgaagtgatgaacttggaatacatcaacagactcacacagggcagaaattatttaaatgcagggagtgtgggaagaacttcagtcataGGGGAAACTTAActttacatcaacggactcacacaggggagaacccatttaaatgcctggagtgcggaaagagctttagtgagaatggaacacttagaagacatcaacaaactcaaacaggggagaaaccatttaaaggtatggagagtGGAAAAAGTTCCACTGATAGTGGAAAACTTAGagaacatcaacgaactcacatgggcaaaaaacaatttcaatacagggagtgtgggaagaacttcagtcataGGGGAAAATTAACtttacatcaacaaactcacactggggagaaaccatttaaatgtatggagtgcggaaagagcttcagtcagaatagtAATCTTAAATTGCACCagaggattcacacaggggagaaaccatataaatgtatggagtgtggaaagagcttcagtcagagtggacacctcaatatacatcaacagactcacatgggggagaaaccatttaaatgcctggagtgcggaaagagctttagtgataaaggaacacttagaagacatcaacagactcacacaggggagaaaccatataaatgtatggagtgtggaaagagcttcagtttcaatggaaaccttagaacacatcaacagactcacatgggggacaaaccatttaaatgtatggagtgcggaaagagctttagtgataaaggaacacttagaagacatcaacagactcacacaggggagaaaccatataaatgtttggagtgtggaaagagcttcagtttcaatggaaaccttagaacacatcaacagactcacatgggggacaaaccatttaaatgtatggagtgcggaaagagctttagtgataatggaaaacttagaacacatcaacagactcacaca agcacacatagttcacatcaacgacctccaacaggggagaaaccatttaaaggtatggagtgtgggaaacgtttcactgatagtggaaaccttagaacacatcaacggactcacacaggggagaaaccatttaaatgcctggagtgcggaaagacctttactggtaatggaaaccttagaagacatcaacggactcacacaggggagaaaccatataaatgcctggagtgcggaatgtGCTTCAGtgagaatggagaccttaaattacaccagcggattcacacaggggagaaaccatataaatgtatagagtgcggaatgagcttcggtgataatggaagccttagaacacatcaacggactcacacaggggagaaaccatataaatgtatagagtgcggaatgagctttagtgataatggaagccttagaagacatcaatggactcacacaggggagaaaccatataaatgtatagagtgtggaaagagctttagtgataatggaagccttagaagacatcaacggactcacacaggggagaaaccatataaatgtatggagtgtggaaagagctttagtgataatggaaaccttagaggacatcaacggactcacacaggggagaaaccatttaaatgcctggagtgtggaaagtgcttcagtagtAATGGATActttaaattacaccagcggactcacacaggggagaaaccatataaatgtatagagtgcggaatgagctttagtgataatggaagccttagaacacatcaatggactcacacaggggagaaaccatataaatgtatagagtgcggaatgagctttagtgataatggaagccttagaagacatcaacggactcacacaggggagaaaccatataaatgtatagagtgcggaatgagctttagtgataatggaagccttagaacacatcaacggactcacacaggggagaaaccatataaatgtatagagtgcggaatgagctttagagataatggaagccttagaagacatcaacggactcacacaggggagaaaccatataaatgtatagagtgtggaaagagctttagtgttaatggaagccttagaagacatcaacggactcacacaggggagaaaccatataaatgtatagagtgtggaaagagctttagtgataatggaaaccttagaggacatcaacggactcacacaggggagaaaccatttaaatgcatggagtgtgaaaagagcttcagtcagagtggaacccttagaagacatcagcaGACGCACagcggagaaaccatttaa